TTTGCAGATGATACGATCCTGTTTTGTCCACCAGACACGGACACAATTGTGAATTATAAGAGACTGCTGCGGTGTTTCGAGTTGATGTCGGGGCTCAGCATTAATTTTGATAAGTCAAATCTGATATCAGTGAATTGTGATCAGGATTGGGTAGATCAGGCGTGTGGTATGCTAGAGTGCAATGAAGCGGTTTTACCAGTGAGGTACCTTGGCATCCCCTTGGGTGCGAATCCGCGCATGGTGAAAACTTGGAAACCGATAATAGACAAGGTGGAAGAGAAACTTAGCCTGTGGAAAGCGAAGGTTCTGAACAAAGCGGGTAAGCTGGTGCTCATCAAATCAGTGCTGAATAGCCTACCAATATATTACCTTAGTTTGTACAGGATGCCAAAGGCGGTTGCGGATAAACTTATTGTGTTACAAAGGAGATTTTTGTGGTCTAAGGGGGATGGTAATGATGGTATCCCGTTAGTTAAGTGAGAGTTGGTTTAGGCACCGAAAAAGGTTGGGGGCTTGGGGATTGGGGATGCAATGCTTTGAAACACAACTCTCTTATTCAAATGGTGGTGGCGGTTTTCAAAGGAGGAATGCCCATTGTGGAAAAAGATTGTATGCTCGTGTAACAACCTGAACTCTGATGAAATGCTCATAAATCAGCAGTTGCCGAATAGAGGAGGGCCATGGAAAGACATTTGTCATTTGAACATTAAGGAGCAGCGGCTAAAGGACAAACTGCTTATTGGCCTGGCGAGGGAGGTAGGGAATGGGAGGAGCACCCTGTTTTGGGAAGATAACTGGCTGCAAGGTGAGCCCCTAAAACGGACTTTTCCAAGACTATTTTCTATTTCAAACAAACAAGGGTCTATGATAGGGGATTGTGGTTTTTGGGATGGACTCGAGTGGATATGAAATTTTCAGTGGAGAAGGGAGTTGTTCCAATGGGAGTTGGAGCTTGTCAACCAGCTTCATGAGAGGTTAAGGACGGTGACATTGGCAGATGGGCAAGAGGATCATATAGTTTGGAAGTTTGATTGTAAAGGGATATTCTCTACCAACTCTGTCGTGAAGGTCCTACAATCGGAGACTCTGTCAGCGGAGGTAACGAGCTACAGTTTTACAAGTACAGTCTGGAGAGGAGTGGTACCTCCGAGAATTGAGCTTTTTGGATGGTTTGTGCTTGTTGGTAGAGTTAATACCAAGGAGAGGTTGACCCGGCTAGGCGTTATTTTGCCAACTGATAATATCTGTGTTCTTTGCAAGAAGGAGGTAGAATCGGTCAAGCATTTATTTCTTCTCTGTGACTTTACATGGCAGGTCTGGTGCAGTTGGTTGAGGTCCTTTGGTGAAGATTGGGTTATTCTTGGTACCGTTAGAGAACTGTTTGAGAGTTGGACTGGTTGGCATAAGCGAAAACAAGAACAGAAGAGGAGGCTGACTGGGTTCTTCGCAGTGATTTAGAATATTTGGGTGGAACAAAATGCTAGGATCTTTAATGATAAGGAAACAGGTGTTGACTTCGTAATAAGGAGAACAATCCAGAGTTACAATGAATGGTCTGCTAGTGATTCTGCGGGTTGTTGATGGCATTGTCGATTTAGACTCATATGTTATATTTTTCCATGTAGTTTTTGTTGTTTAACTTGTTTGCTCCACCTTACAGTGTTGAGCTTCCTctgtttcaaaaaaaaaagctgaaaaaaaaagaaaaatcaatttGTATATATCTGTAACGAAAATTGATCAATTCacttaattttacttttatgcatAAACATCACTTTTCAATATATAAATGTTTATAgttcacaattttttttatttatatagaactatgtttaaaataaaaataaaaacaaatacaaTAATTCTCCGAATCATTCAAATTTAAAGAAaactaacaaaagaaaaaaaattgagaattgTTTTTATTAGTAAAGTATACAAAAGATTTCAACTAATGTTAAGTTCAAATGTGTTAAAATACACTCTTTAAATCTTTGTAGTATACACTTTAATAACCATACACCCACAtaacacaaaaattttataattaatatccAAATTCACAAGAGACACCAACCCTCCTATATTTTGGGGTTAGGGGGTTTAATAAAGCATAATTTCTTTTTGTACTATCATCCACTTTAAGGAATAACATCTTTGTGTTTATCTTCAATCTACCATGAACTAACTTTCTAACctcttaatattaaaaaattattttgataggtaataattattatgataatttttaagtaattttttattgaaaccTTTTAAAGTTCTATTGACCATAAAGTATTTTATATtgttaatatataaaaaattaaaggtttaattattctgtagGTCCTataatttcaccaaattttcaattaggtccctatatttttttttcttttcaattgagttcttatacattttttttttcaatttagtccTGGTTAATGTTAAACGTCAAAAAAATGTTAGTGAATTGTGAAATTACTTGTATACCCCTACGAacctaattgaaaagaaaaaaaaagtataggacctaattgaaaattcgatgaaattataaatattcaatGAAAGATATTCTTATAATCCATATTTAATGATTCTACGACATGAAATATACTCCTATactcctttttattttatcgctatcattctttttcttatttatatacaaattgtACCAAAAATACCTTCTCTATATTGTTTTTGACTTTCAAAAATACCTTATCTTAAGaacatacaaaaaaataatagataaaataaaacagaaataatagtaataaatatatatataaaattcagTTTCCATCACTCAAGTATTGATTATGATCAACATAATGAAAGAATTTGCATATGGCATATAGTAATAAGAACCATTGATAGAGTAATTACTAAAGTTATTTacaaaaaccaatttttttatagttCCTCAAACAAGAGAACCAATTTAACTGACAAAAACCCAAAAACAAGTATATTAAAAGCATGAATTTTCTCTATGTTCAAGCTAGAACAAGAAATACATACTTTTTCAAGTATCAATAAAAGACAAGACATATAAGGCAACAATCCAAAATTTTTCTGCACATTCTTGGATTAAACCATGTCAAATAGTATCAAAGGTCATCAACCAGCAATTTTCTGAGATTCACTCCTCTTTCCATCAGAAAAAATTCCTTGCTTGCTCTAGCAAAAACTGATATTTCATCTCCTTTGAATATGATTTTTGCCATTACAACTGATGCCAAGTGACACACAGGCCGTCGAACACCAAAAGTGAGCAGGGAATACAATGCATCCTCATACCATCTTTGCCACCACGAAATATTTTCCTAGAAAAtatgataaattttaatatcaaaaaACACACTaagatttttaataaaaacacAAATCAACAACAAATAATATCAAATGAATAGCACCAAACCTTAATTAAAAGCCAATTCTCaaaagcaacaagataagcatTAAGTTACTACCTCATATTATAAAACACACATTGTTATAGTTCTCCTAATTTTGTAAGTGTAGTACAATGACTCAGATCAGCTAATTAGATTTAGTTGTAAACTTGCAATAGTTTCAGCTATCATACGAGAATCAGAGACATGAAGATGAATTATAGCGCAAGAACCAAGATTCAGTGCTATTTTCCTCTATATGAATTCTCCAAAATTTTCTTCTGCTTTCTCTCATTTTTTGCTCCTTGAGAACTTGCTAATATGCATATATCGAAATTGAAACTATACTTCAGTTAATCACACAGCGACATACTcgtttaaaatttagttttcaGAATAAGGGACTCTTGCAAACAATCCCAACAAATTTAGGacaacaaaatttatttataatttatttttaccaCTACTCAATACTCAGTCCTCACtagtaactaataaaaaaatctcCCATTACTTGGGATTTTGGGTTGCCTCATAGGAATTACTCATGGAAGATCCAAGTTCAAGATAATGGCGATAAACATGTATTTGAGAATCAGTCATTATATTCTCAGTTTTATACACAGAATCAGTCATTATATTCTCAATAAACATGGAAGATCCACAGAATCAGTCATTATATTCTCAATTTTATACATTTTTCATGCTGGTTGTTACTTAATAACAATGTATAGACTAAAATAAGAACCATTTCATTATATGATGAtgaaaatataactaaaaataagGGATCTATCCACATAAGCATGAGTTCAGCAGTATATACCTCAACTTCAATGGCATTAAATCAGAATCCAGAATCCCCTTTAACTGCAACAACAAGTCGATCTGAACAAGCCACTGTAGCCGAAATGAAATAACCAAGGCCAACCCCCAAGTCCCTGCATCCAACCTAGTCCTGGGCTCTGTCTGAAATGGAAGCCACGAAAGTAGGCACGACGAAGCGAAACCAGGCGCGAGGGACGGAGGGGCGGTGCGGTGAGGGAGGGACGGAGGCGTAGCGCGGCGAGGGAAGCATTGAAGCACGAAGGCACGTAGGCGAGACACGGCGAGGGAGAGAGGGACAGAGGTGCGGCAAAATACAAGGGACGAGCAGAATATAACGGACGAGGCACGACAGGGACGTCGAGAGGAGGAGGGCGGCGAGAGGACACCGTGCAGCAGATCTGGAGAGAGCTCGAAGAAAAGCTTAGGGCTAAGGATATGGGAGTGTGGGGTCAAGTGAGAAGagtttttttggaattttttaaatataaaagtgTCCTGCTATTCTAAAATAGAgaatattcatttttttaagagaatattttgtaattttagaCGTTTTTGTCACGATAgggatttaattgaaaaaaaaattaacatatagggactcaattgaaaagaaaaaaaaatataaaaacctaattaaaaatttcgtgaaactatagagaccaacaaaataattaaaccaaaattaaataaaaaaattgtgtgTGTGCGCGCGTATTTCCAAAAAATGATTGTATCACATGATATAAACCGTAGACCATGCAGTCATGGACCAACCATTGTGACACCATTTTATGTTCACAAACACCAAAAACGATGGAATAAACTTAGTTTCAAAAGATTTAATTCTTTTTATAAAATCTCTTGACAAGAAAAAGAATGATATGTTAATTTTCTAAATATAAATTCTGCCGAGTTCATTTTCTTAATCAGTTTTTTTTATGTAActtctaaataattttaaaatattccaacaaaatattatatcaaatataAAAGTCATATGTAacttataaaaaatagatatatttttgtcaaatttagGATATTTTTTAGAGTTAAACCCTAAAGAGGTATCTGAGATTCACAAATTATATCAATTTAGTCCCTAATTTACCAATTGCTTTTACGTCTGCGACTTTGTTAAAATTGGACCACGGTCGTCCCTCTCTACATCTCCGACCAGATTAACTGCCGCCGGCAGTGACATGGCACTGAGATGCCATGCTGGGTGCCACGCTGGAGTGTCAATTTTGGTGCTAAAAGGAAAGGTGGATGGAACGGCGTTGTTTGAGACATGTTGAGAGTCAAAACCCAAATAACCCAACGTCTGTGAtcacttcctcttcctcttcttcttctgaaCACCAATACTATGCGCCATGAAATCCTGAGTCCTGGCGACTGTCTAGGGTTTGAAGGTGGAAAACGTTCGGCTTCGTGAAATTCACTGCCACTGTGATAGTTGTGTGCGATAATTGTTGGAGAAATCTGTGTACagtcattcactagcccctaaCATTAGGAGGAGGCCAGGAACTCTAACAAGGAAAAGGAGAAAAGATGCTAATGAAGGTAATGGTGGTAACAAGAAAGCCAAACTAAGTGGAAATTTGAAAAGGCATATGAAGACATTCACATGTAGGTATTATGGAGTAAAAGGGCATACTAAGAGAGGGTGCGCAAAGAAGAGACTAGATGAAGTAGGTGTTGCTGTTGCAGCTGGAAAGGCTACTGCAGATAAAGCCAAATCCAATGCCACTACTTCTGCTTCTGGGGCTGGCCCTCAGCCTACTACCGCTGCTGCACCTGTTGATAATCCTCCTGCTGCTTCACCTGTTTATAATCCTCCTACTGTGGAGATTGAGCTATCACAACCAACTATAAAGGATCATAGGTAATACACTTCTTTTTGTCACTACATAGCTCCATCCAAAATTTATGTGCATTGGACTCATCCAGGATCGAAATGTTTTTCTATTGTAGGACATAGTAGGAGCTGCTGCACCAGCACCATCAAGGACAAAGAAGTTACCCACCAAAAAGAGGAGCTCACCACCACCTTAATCCATTGGTATAGATCTAATGCAAGGAGCCAGTGTAGCAACATCTTTAAGATTGGccaattttttgaattttgttccAACTCTCGATTTCAAAGCACCAAGGAAAAAGAACAATTGATGTTTGATGCCATGCTACTTACCCCCTCAGGGTGTTTAAATcaatatttctttgttttgttgATGACAGTTACTAGAGAGTTGCTTTGTTTAGGACAATAGGCCAAACTTTTATATTGCCAGACTTGATTTCTTTTGTGTTGCACTTTTTTTGTTCCTTTAATGTTTGCTACTCAATCATGTTTATCAGTTTTAGTAATTATGCATTATGCATTTTTCTATTATAAAGTTAgatgatttttaattatttttctttatggTAACTACTCTATCAAAACATGGCACATTACTTAAGAAAAAAAGCAACTATAACTTACTTTCATTCATCCATTAACATATTACATACAACATTATCAGAACTTTAAATTCATAACTAATACAACAACTACAGTGAAAAAGACCAGTATGCCTAAGAATTATATTATACATTTTTGGGTCCTCACTTCAGCTTCCAATTTTTCAATCCTCCAGGCTAAATTGACTCTCACTTGTTCATTGTCATTTGCAGTTGCATCCAGTCTTCCTATATGTTCCTCTTATTCTTCTACATCATCAGCCCAGAGAAAAAATCCACACCATGTTTTGCCCCTAGCCTGTGTATGAAGTATGATAAGGAGTAAAGAACAGAAAATCACTTAGCAATGTTTCTTAACAAAAACTCACTTTGGAAAACCAAAGAAGGGCTTATTCGGGTTGGTATTTGTTCTGAACCACCGAAGCACAGGCCGGCAGCCGCACCCACAATGCTCTGGCACCCTCGACGGTCTACTCCGACTTCGAGTACTCGTCGTTGATCATGTAGAGCTTCCTTGACCCTGGCTCGCACATCCAATCATGATTTTCGTTTTAGTTCAAAGAGTAACAACAACGAAGCAGAAGAATAATATTGCTGAGCaaagagaagaagatgaagagcGATAACGATGTCATGCAGGAAATTAGAGTTAAAAATAGATAGAGGGACCACAATGGGTCAAACATTTTCAATTGCTACCTCAGCTAGCCGTTATATATGCTAGTGCGACATCTCAACGCAATGTCACTGTCAGCGGCAGTTAATCTGGCCGTAGATGTGGAGAGGGATGACCGTGGTGAAATTTTAACAAAGTCGGGGACATAAAATGCAATTGGTAAGTCAGGGACTACATCGATGGAATCCGTGAATCTCAGAGACCACTTTAGAGTTTAACTCAATCAAAATATCATTTCTTTTCTGGAGCCAATTTgtcaaatataaatttttttggaccaaaataataattaacctaaaaatatatttgttcATATCATGATCCAAAAATATAACCAAGCCCAAAATGAATAGAAGTCCACCCAAAAGAGTTGACCTCTAGGCCTACCCGACCTCATATAAGTTGAGCTCGACGACAACAGCTCAGCTCTACTTATCTAAATAAGTAACTAACTCCTAAGATATCTTCCACTTATCTAGAAGGGAGATCTCAACAACTTTCCTAGAAAAAGGAAACGGTTATCCACCATCAAAGGTGGAATTACTCTGAGAGGTGGTTATCaactctactataaatacactgacactctCAGGTATACTCAGAAcctaatctactaaaaacatttGATAACTTAGGTATCAGAGTCTCTTGCAAGTACCACTTGCCACCTCCTCACGAGGAACTCGGACGGCAGCACCTCAGCACCAACAGAAGTTGGACGCTGTCTCATAAGGAATCTGGACCTCACGTTCAGGCCCAAAAGCAACCCCTTTTCAGGTAACCGTCGAAATATTGGTGCCGTTGCTGGGAACCTGGATGTCTACACCCAATCATGGCAGACAATCAATTTGAAGACAGTCACACAGCATTTGAGTCAGAACCGAAACCTCATAACGATGACTGGGCACTCATGATACATCCATGATATGATAGAACGAGTGGTCCTAATAGGGAGGGAACATCGGGAAATTCTCCACCTAGGAAAATCCATTCAGAAATACATCCACCAGAGAATAAAGAGCCCCCCGCATCCAACCGAGATCATGGGACTCGCCCGGGCACCATGGTCGATTAAAGCAACTTGAACAGGATATTGAGTGACAAAGAGGGGCTAAAAGAGACTTGTGAAAGGAGGTACACCGCTGAAGATAGCTAAAAGAAAAGCTCTCAAAACTAGAGGCTAACCTTTGAAGTCAGTGCAACCGTACGGATCGGGAGGAAAGCCCTCTCGGAAGAGAAGATCCATTCATAGAAGAAATCATGTGAGCTAGGGTTCCTAGAAACTTTAAAAGCCCCAACATAGACCTCTATGATAGAACGACCAACCAGAGACACCACCTTGGCAATTTAAAAGTCAGATGTATTTGGCTGATGTGTCCAATGAAGCCCGTTGTGAAGCTTTCCTAACGACGTTAACCAAAGCGGTGATGAAGCGGTTTTGATAGTTTACCACCTATATTAATAACTTGTTTTGACAACCTTGTAAGAAGGTTTCTCATCTACTTTTCGATTGAGAAAGATAAAGTCAAACATGCTCCTAGCCTTCTAGGGATCAAACAATAAATCGGAGAAACTCTCCGAGTTTATATGGAACGATTCAACAAAGCTTGTATTGAGATTCAAAATTTATCCACAGAACCAGTGATAATGGGTTTGGTTAATGACCTCAGAGAAGGGCCGTTTTCTCAATCAATATCCAAACGACATCCGACTTCTCTGTACGAAGTAAAAGAACGGGTGGAAAAGTGcatcaatatggaggagaaTTTCTTACCTAGAGAGCTAATTCCAAAGCAAAACCTTCTTTATCAAGCTCGGGATAAAGATAGAGAAGCAAAGAAAAATGATGAATATAACTTGGACAAGCCCAGAAGTTACCATAACTACACCCGCTCTGAGTTTCTCTTGTCGACATCTACAGGGAAATTTGACACACTAAAAAACTTCCACCCCATCATCGCATCAAGAACAAGAAATTTGGAAGTTGGAtggaatactgtgagtatcacaAACTATATGTATATTCCACCAATGATTTCTACGACTcgaaaaatgtgatagaaataCTAGTCAGAGAAGGCCGGTTAGAAAGATATCTTGATGAGAGATTGGACGATCCAGGAAAAAGGAAGAGGAGTGAGGAAGATATGGGTCAACGAGATTAGCCACCACAAATTCCTGATATGAACATCCACATGATAGTCGGAGGATTTGCAGGAGGAGGGGTAACCAAgtcttctcgcaaaagacattTAAAAGAAGTCTACCAAGTCGGTGAAGAATGCGAAGTTCCCGATTTACCCACAATCTCATTCACCAAAGAAGATGCTCAAGAAGTAACCCCATGGCATGACGACCCTGCTATGATTAGAATGATACTTGCTAATGCAAATCTCCACAAAACTCTGGTAGATCAGGGGAGTTCGGACGACATCTTATTCAAGCTTGCTTTTGACAAGCTCAGGCTAGAAGAGAAAGAACTAAGAGCCTATCCCTAAAATCTTTTTGGGTTAGAAGACACGCCCATCTGACTTCTTGGCTTCATCTCCTTGAAAACCACTTTTGATAAGGGGTTAAAGTCTAGAACTTTGAGTATAGACTATATTGTGGTCGACGTGGTATTGATGCctaggcatcttaggctagtttcacaaatctttttcattagtttttgtttcgagggttacctgaaactgtaggtcgatctcggacgagattaGTGGTGGTGGCCGGAGCTGACATGTCTggcttgttggacttggtggtgctgctgatccttcgtcaccggagggtggtggtacctgcaagagacttcgatgcttaagttagcatgtgCTTTAGGCAGgcttttagtagaatcagagtatgagttatacctgggtgcttcagtgtatttataatgttgATGAGTGACCtttttctggagataagatagttatcttatcttatctttgagtggaGTTATCCTATCTTTTAAGGGAACTGCCCTTATCTTTCTATGCTTGAGCTACCTTTGGACTTGGGTCGtcttcctctatttgggcccttttttGGGCTCTCCTGGTGATTTGGCCGACCTcctttgagaagaggtcaggTAACcttgacctgaagaggtcggtcgacttGCCTTCAGTTAGCCCGGGTCATACAGCTCGACCCGGGgaatgaacagtgcccctgcttgagtgcGGTATTTCCTTTTTAAGGCCGAGTCCTTTTTTAGGACTTCGATCCTTTTGGAGAAGCTGAGCTCGAGCACTTTGGTTGACTCCGCTGAGGCTTCTTGAATGCGAAGCGTTTTCCTTCACTTCTTTTAGTCTAAAACGCGCGTTTTTGCATTTGTATTTCTTGGAAACATGCGAGGGTTTTTAAAGCCTTTTAACTCCTCTTTTTGTCGTTTCCctctttttatttcattttgacTTTCCAGAAGACTTTGCTTTCAgtttcttcttctcttgcttgctgCAACTCCATCTTTACCCTTCTGTTCTTGCGTTTTCTAGTTCGTCTGTGACTCTTCATTTTTGCTTGCTCCCAAGTTTTCACATCTTCGCGCCTCTCCTTGTTTTTTGGAGGTGACTGTTGGTGTGACCTCGTGAAGTCTTCATTACTTTCTTTACAGGTTGGTCCTTTCTTTGTTTTGCTATTTTTTCATCCTTGgatttgaaaagtttttatctTTGTTTGACTTTACGTTTggaaagtttgaatctttctcTGGTTTTGTTGTATCTGGTCATCACTGTTTCTTTGATTTGTATGAACCTTTTCGCGTTTCTTGATAGTTGATGCTTTTTTAGGGTTTTGCATGTTGTTACTGTCTCTGATCGTGTCCTCTGATTTGACGCTTTGGAATAATGAACCGTTTGATTCCGAAAAAGATTGCATCTTTTTTACGATTTCCACTTGGCATGTTTGACGTCGATAGTTCCCTTGCTGATAATTCTGTGGTG
The Arachis stenosperma cultivar V10309 chromosome 7, arast.V10309.gnm1.PFL2, whole genome shotgun sequence genome window above contains:
- the LOC130939998 gene encoding uncharacterized protein LOC130939998; amino-acid sequence: MSLPAAVNLQDTFIFKKFQKNSSHLTPHSHILSPKLFFELSPDLLHGVLSPPSSSRRPCRASSVIFCSSLVFCRTSVPLSLAVSRLRAFVLQCFPRRATPPSLPHRTAPPSLAPGFASSCLLSWLPFQTEPRTRLDAGTWGLALVISFRLQWLVQIDLLLQLKGILDSDLMPLKLRKIFRGGKDGMRMHCIPCSLLVFDGLCVTWHQL